CTTCACGATGGGTCCGGGCTGGCTGCCGGCCAACATGCGCGTCGTGGCTTTCATCCAGCGCGACGGCGACAAGTCGGTGCTCCAGTCCTGCAACTCGATTCCGACCGGCGACTACGCCTTCCGCTACTACTCGCTGGGCGACCGGGTGACGGTGGCGAGCGGCACCCACGAGTTCGGCGACTTCGCGCTGTTCAACGTGGGCGACGCGACCGACACCTACGACCTGACCCTGGACACCAGCGCCATGCCGGGCGGCTGGAGCGCCTACATCACCGACGGCGTGAGCAACTACAGCGCGCTGCAGGTGACGCTGGCTCCCGGCGAGCGGGCGCTGTTCAACGTCGGCATCACGACGGGCGCCCCGGGCGGAGGCAAGGCCAAGCTCGTCATCCACAGCCAGGGCAACCGCACGGACAACCGCTCGCTCAGCTACAGCGTGATCACGCCCGACACGCAGGTGCTGCTGGTCGACGACGACGGCGCCGACAACTTCGAGACGGCCTACTACGGCCCCGCGCTCGCGACCACCGGCCGCAGCTTCGCGATCTGGGATCGCAGCGCGGCCCCGCTCACCGGTGCCCTGCTGACCAACTTCGACGTCGTCGTCTGGAACGCGGGCTTCGCCTATCCCACCCTGGATGCGGCCGACCGCGCGGCCATCGGCGCCTATCTGGATGGCGGCGGCGCGCTCTTCGTGAGCGGTCAGGATGTGGGCTGGGAGCTGGCCACGCAGATGGGTGCCGGGGTGCTCGCCTGGTATCGCCAGTACCTGCACGCCAACTACGTGATCGACGACACCAACGACTACACGCTCGACGGCGTGGCCGGCGACCCGATCACGAACGGGATGAGCATCGTGATCCAGGGCGGCGACGGCGCGAACAACCAGGAGTACCCGGACGCGATCAACGCCTACGATGCGTCGGCGCACGTGATCTTCAACTACAGCGCCACCTACAAGGGCGCCATCGCCGCGGACACGGGCGTCTACCGCGTGGTCTACCTGGGCTTCGGCTTCGAGGCGATCAGCACGCCGGCCAACCGCGCGCTGCTCATGCAGCGGGCCCTGAACTGGCTGAACCCGGATCTCACGGGCGTGCCTGTGGAGCCCGCGGCCATCGCGCTGCGCCTCGAGCAGAACCTGCCCAATCCCTTCAACCCGAAGACGACGATTCGCTTCGCGCTGCCCAGCGCAGGCGACGCGACGCTGTCGGTCTTCGACGCCAGCGGCCGCCGCGTGGCGACCCTGCTGGACGGCCCGCAGGCTGCGGGTCCGCAGGAGGTGGTCTTCGCGGGCCGCGACGACGCGGGACAGCCGCTCGCTTCGGGGATCTACTTCTATCGCCTGCAGAGCGCTGCCGGGGAGGAGACTCGGAAGATGCTCTTGCTGAAATAGGCGCACCTCCGCGTCTCTGAGCGCGCGTTGTTTCGCGCGCGAAGGGACATGGAGGAGCGACTGATTCGGGGAGGGGGCCCTGCGGGTCTCCTCCCCGTTTTCGTTCCGGGGGGCGGTGGAAGCCGCGCCCGCCCCCATCTTGATTCCCGGGTCCCGTTGGACTACTTTCTCGCGGGTTTCCGCGGGCCGGCCGCCCCCGGGGGCGGGCCCGGCAGCGTCCGTCCACATCCATCCAGCGAGGCTAGGCATGGCCACCCGTCAGATGAAGCGCATCCTGGTCACCGGCGCCGTCGGCCAGATCGGCTCCGAACTCACCGTCGCCCTGCGGGCGAAGTTCGGCGGCGACAACGTCATCGCCACCGGGCGCAAGACGCAGCCCAGCAAGGAGCTGCTCGAGGGCGGACCCTTCGCCTTCATCAACGTCTCGAGCAAGGACTCCGTGGCCGAGGTCGTGGACAAGTACGAGATCGACACCATCTACCACATGGCGGCGATCCTCTCGGCGGTGGGCGAGGAAAACCCGGCCCTCTGCTGGGACGTGAACATCAACGGCCTCAAGAACGTGCTCGACGTGGGCGTGGAGAAGAAGCTGGTGCGCATCTTCGTGCCCAGCTCGATCGCGGTCTGGGGTCTCGGCGCGCCGCTCGAGATGACCCCCAACGAGACCGTGCTCAAGCCGACGACGATGTACGGCGTCACCAAGGTGGCTGGCGAGCTGCTCGCCGACTACTACGTCAAGCGCTTCGGCCTCGACTGCCGGGGCGTGCGCTACCCGGGCATCATCAGCCACGAGACGCTGCCGGGCGGCGGCACCACGGACTACGCCGTGGCCATCTACTACGACGCCGTCAAGCAGGGCCACTACAGCTGCTTCGTGCGCGAGGACACCGTGCTGCCGATGATGTACATGCCCGACGCCATCAAGGCCACGCTGGACCTCATGGACGCGCCCTTCGAGCGGCTCACGCACCACAACGACTTCAACATCGCGGCGATGAGCTTCTCGGCCGGGGAGCTGGCGGCGAGCATCCGCAAGGCGATGCCGGCCTTCAAGTGCGAGTACAAGCCGGATCGCCGGCAGGCGATCGCCGACAGCTGGCCGAACTCCATCGACGACAGCGCCGCGCGCGCCGAGTGGGGCTGGCGTCCGGCCTACGACCTCGACGCGATGACCAAGGACATGCTGGCCGCCCTCCAGAAGAAGCAGGCGGCGGGCCTCTTGGCCTGAGGCTCCCCTTTCCAACGACACGCCGCGCGAGCGGGCAGGAGGATTCCATGTTCGACAAAGTGCGCACCGAGCTGAAGACGACCCTGGCGGAGATCGAGGCCGCGGGGCTCTACAAGCGGGAGCGGATCATCGTCAGCGACCAAAAGGCCGCGATCAAGCTGAACACGGGCGTCGAGGTGCTGAACTTCTGCGCGAACAACTACCTGGGCCTGTCCAACAACAAGGAGATCATCGCCGCGGCCAAGGCCGGCATGGACACCCATGGCTTTGGGCTCTCCTCGGTGCGCTTCATCTGTGGCACGCAGGATATCCACAAGGAGCTCGAGGCGAAGATCGCCGAGTTCTTCCACACCGAGGACACGATCCTCTACACGAGCTGCTTCGACGCCAACGGCGGCCTCTTCGAGGTGCTGCTCGGCGAGAAGGACGCG
The bacterium DNA segment above includes these coding regions:
- a CDS encoding T9SS type A sorting domain-containing protein — translated: MMSGRYDGTEFNSIRYLSSSGGGQGSCPDSMTRISYYNVGGFPTLVWMGTEVLVGAGTDVIDGDPYDAIVQAHLADATPWKMEVTSFSWGPAPFATVRIELEDNVANIANTFLRVMVIENDLLFGGEAETDVLRDMIAEVPITINTAGQVQTHTANFTMGPGWLPANMRVVAFIQRDGDKSVLQSCNSIPTGDYAFRYYSLGDRVTVASGTHEFGDFALFNVGDATDTYDLTLDTSAMPGGWSAYITDGVSNYSALQVTLAPGERALFNVGITTGAPGGGKAKLVIHSQGNRTDNRSLSYSVITPDTQVLLVDDDGADNFETAYYGPALATTGRSFAIWDRSAAPLTGALLTNFDVVVWNAGFAYPTLDAADRAAIGAYLDGGGALFVSGQDVGWELATQMGAGVLAWYRQYLHANYVIDDTNDYTLDGVAGDPITNGMSIVIQGGDGANNQEYPDAINAYDASAHVIFNYSATYKGAIAADTGVYRVVYLGFGFEAISTPANRALLMQRALNWLNPDLTGVPVEPAAIALRLEQNLPNPFNPKTTIRFALPSAGDATLSVFDASGRRVATLLDGPQAAGPQEVVFAGRDDAGQPLASGIYFYRLQSAAGEETRKMLLLK
- a CDS encoding NAD-dependent epimerase/dehydratase family protein, which produces MKRILVTGAVGQIGSELTVALRAKFGGDNVIATGRKTQPSKELLEGGPFAFINVSSKDSVAEVVDKYEIDTIYHMAAILSAVGEENPALCWDVNINGLKNVLDVGVEKKLVRIFVPSSIAVWGLGAPLEMTPNETVLKPTTMYGVTKVAGELLADYYVKRFGLDCRGVRYPGIISHETLPGGGTTDYAVAIYYDAVKQGHYSCFVREDTVLPMMYMPDAIKATLDLMDAPFERLTHHNDFNIAAMSFSAGELAASIRKAMPAFKCEYKPDRRQAIADSWPNSIDDSAARAEWGWRPAYDLDAMTKDMLAALQKKQAAGLLA